One stretch of Elusimicrobiota bacterium DNA includes these proteins:
- the fabD gene encoding ACP S-malonyltransferase — MAKIAVVFPGQASQYVGMGKEFYEKYSVAKEVFDKANEILGYDLKKIIFEGPMDLLTQTIHTQPAVFITSIACLKVFTNHYPLSTIHCLSAGHSLGEYSALVAADVLSFEDGLKLVNKRAEFIQADCERTKGTMLAILGAEKNTVEEICAEAGKTGVCEAVNFNAPGQIVISGEITAIEKAKELCNPRLQSGVSEANKKKIKTIPLAVSGAFHSSLMKEAAQKMAEELNKYNFNNPKFPVVTNCDAEITTDGSKIPEKLTKQIASPVLWNDSINKIISNGVSTFVELGPKNVLSGMIKKISPETKTFNIENETTLNQTLEQLKI, encoded by the coding sequence ATGGCTAAAATTGCAGTTGTTTTTCCAGGACAGGCATCGCAATATGTCGGAATGGGCAAAGAGTTTTATGAGAAATATTCGGTTGCAAAAGAAGTTTTTGATAAAGCAAACGAGATTCTTGGATATGACCTAAAAAAAATTATTTTTGAAGGTCCGATGGATTTGTTGACCCAAACGATTCATACCCAACCTGCTGTATTTATCACAAGTATCGCCTGCCTTAAGGTTTTTACTAACCACTATCCACTATCCACTATCCACTGCCTTTCCGCAGGACACAGCCTCGGCGAATATTCAGCACTGGTTGCAGCAGATGTTCTATCGTTTGAAGACGGCTTGAAACTTGTCAATAAACGTGCAGAATTTATCCAAGCTGATTGCGAAAGAACTAAAGGCACAATGCTCGCTATTTTAGGTGCTGAAAAAAATACTGTTGAAGAAATTTGTGCCGAAGCAGGAAAAACGGGTGTTTGTGAGGCGGTAAATTTTAACGCGCCTGGACAGATTGTTATTTCTGGAGAAATTACAGCAATAGAAAAAGCAAAAGAACTATGTAACCCCCGACTTCAGTCGGGGGTGAGCGAAGCGAATAAGAAAAAAATAAAAACAATACCACTTGCTGTCTCCGGGGCGTTCCATTCATCTCTTATGAAAGAAGCCGCACAAAAAATGGCAGAAGAACTGAACAAATATAATTTTAATAATCCGAAATTTCCAGTTGTTACAAACTGTGATGCCGAAATAACAACAGATGGCTCAAAAATCCCAGAAAAACTTACCAAACAGATTGCTTCACCAGTATTATGGAATGATTCTATAAATAAAATAATATCTAACGGTGTATCTACATTCGTAGAACTCGGACCTAAAAATGTTTTATCCGGTATGATTAAAAAAATCTCACCAGAAACAAAAACATTCAACATAGAAAACGAAACAACACTAAATCAAACATTGGAACAACTTAAAATATGA